The Fimbriimonas ginsengisoli Gsoil 348 genome window below encodes:
- a CDS encoding stalk domain-containing protein has translation MRTKIQKSATMVAIAMVTSVATAQGISVTVDGKAVHFNNGGPRSVQGRVMVPLRGVFEQMGASVNWDAANRDVNASRNGKSMRLHIGDREANVGGQPVTMDVPAMIMNGATMVPIRFLSETLGAQVKWNESERLVAISTNGEDGDTETSSTLRDQKGRVRNRAGQYQDDDGVWHNARTRWQDQNGTWHEVRGGRQTNGSQTNGRAQTIAGTTVLPVTLDNALSSSQSEPGERFTATVRSTGNDYYGMLPDGTKVQGTVVTSRAQSGRDPGLLELSFEELRLPNGRTYPITGSLVSLTAAGVVRDADGRIRATEATTDKRGVFAGYGAGAGLIVGLLTKKPIEGTILGGVLGYIAGQVQKDKADKPSNVRLEPGTQFGVLLARPVTLLDRDIRSR, from the coding sequence ATGAGAACGAAGATTCAGAAGAGCGCCACGATGGTCGCCATTGCTATGGTCACATCGGTCGCAACGGCGCAGGGAATCTCGGTAACGGTGGACGGCAAAGCCGTCCATTTCAACAATGGTGGACCGCGGAGCGTCCAGGGACGCGTCATGGTGCCACTTCGCGGCGTGTTCGAGCAGATGGGTGCATCCGTAAATTGGGATGCCGCCAACCGAGACGTCAATGCGAGCCGGAACGGCAAGTCGATGCGGCTTCACATTGGAGACCGAGAAGCAAACGTCGGCGGCCAGCCAGTAACGATGGACGTCCCCGCGATGATCATGAACGGAGCCACGATGGTTCCCATCCGCTTCCTTAGCGAGACCCTTGGCGCACAAGTGAAGTGGAACGAGTCCGAGAGGCTTGTGGCGATCAGCACGAACGGGGAGGATGGAGACACCGAAACGAGCTCCACCCTGCGAGACCAAAAAGGCCGCGTTCGAAATCGAGCGGGTCAATACCAAGACGATGACGGCGTGTGGCACAACGCTCGAACCCGGTGGCAGGATCAGAACGGAACCTGGCACGAGGTCCGAGGCGGGCGTCAAACCAACGGAAGTCAGACAAACGGCCGAGCCCAGACGATCGCCGGCACTACGGTTCTTCCGGTCACGTTGGACAACGCTTTGTCCTCGTCCCAGTCTGAGCCTGGCGAGCGGTTTACGGCCACGGTCCGCTCAACCGGTAACGATTACTACGGCATGCTGCCCGACGGCACCAAGGTTCAAGGAACGGTTGTCACCTCGCGGGCCCAGTCCGGAAGAGACCCTGGACTCCTTGAACTCAGCTTCGAGGAGCTCCGGTTACCGAACGGAAGGACCTATCCGATCACCGGAAGTCTCGTGAGCCTGACCGCCGCGGGTGTGGTGCGCGATGCCGACGGCCGTATTCGAGCCACTGAGGCGACGACCGACAAACGGGGCGTCTTTGCCGGTTACGGCGCGGGCGCCGGGCTTATCGTCGGTCTGTTGACCAAGAAACCGATTGAGGGCACGATCCTCGGCGGCGTTCTCGGCTACATCGCCGGCCAGGTCCAAAAGGACAAGGCCGATAAGCCAAGCAATGTACGGCTCGAGCCCGGCACGCAGTTCGGCGTTCTGCTAGCAAGGCCCGTCACCCTCCTGGACCGCGACATCCGAAGCCGCTAG